TGCGAAGCCGGGTATCATCTCGGGCGCCATGCTCGGCCTCGGCCGCGCTCTCGGCGAGACCATGGCCGTCGCGATGGTGCTCTCCGCGAGCGGCATCGTCTCCTTCAAGCTGCTCACCTCCGACAACCCGTCCACGATCGCCGCAAACATCGCGCTCACGTTCCCCGAGGCGTACGGCGAAAACGTGAACGTGCTCATCGCGACGGGCCTCATCCTGTTCATCGTCACCTTCCTCGTGAACGCGCTCGCGCGGTGGATCGTGAGCCGTCAGACCGCGAAGACCGGAGCGTAATCATGTCCCTGACTGCAGCAGCAACGGCGGCCACCAAGCGTCGCAAGCTCACCGACAGGTTCGTCACCGTCCTCGTCACGGCCGCGTTCCTCGTCGCACTGATCCCCCTCATCTCGCTCGCGATCACCGTCGTCTCGAACGGCATCGCGCGCTTCGACCCCGAGTTCTTCTCGTCGTCGATGCGCAACGTCACCGGCGAGGGCGGCGGCGCGCTCCACGCGATGATCGGCACGCTCCTCATTACTCTCGCGGCCACCGTCATCTCGGTCCCGCTCGGGCTCATGACCTCGATCTACCTCGTCGAGTACGGCCGCGGCCGCCTCGCGAAGACAATCACCTTCCTCGTGGATGTCATGACGGGCATCCCCTCGATCGTCGCCGGCCTCTTCGCCTACGCGGCCTTCGTGCTCATCTTCGGGCCCGGCGTGCGCATGGGCATCATCGGCGCCGTGGCGCTGTCCGTGCTCATGATCCCGGTCGTCGTCCGTTCGAGCGAAGAGATGCTCAGGCTCGTGCCCGGCGAGCTCCGCGAGGCGTCGTACGCACTGGGCGTGCCGAAGTGGCGCACGATTCTGAAGGTGGTGCTCCCCACCTCGATGGCAGGCATCATGACGGGTGTCATGCTCGCGATCGCTCGCGTCATCGGCGAGACC
Above is a window of Leucobacter aridicollis DNA encoding:
- the pstA gene encoding phosphate ABC transporter permease PstA, whose protein sequence is MSLTAAATAATKRRKLTDRFVTVLVTAAFLVALIPLISLAITVVSNGIARFDPEFFSSSMRNVTGEGGGALHAMIGTLLITLAATVISVPLGLMTSIYLVEYGRGRLAKTITFLVDVMTGIPSIVAGLFAYAAFVLIFGPGVRMGIIGAVALSVLMIPVVVRSSEEMLRLVPGELREASYALGVPKWRTILKVVLPTSMAGIMTGVMLAIARVIGETAPLLITAGFTASMNYNLFSDRMQSLPVYVYTQFANQGNPASAFIERAWAAALLLILIVMALNLLARLIARRFSAVAR